A genomic stretch from Pseudomonadota bacterium includes:
- a CDS encoding 2-oxoglutarate and iron-dependent oxygenase domain-containing protein — translation MTLPLLSLSSRTFGADYTESFHRIGFGAVTDHGVPYELIYDTEEMVRKFFEMDQAFKAQFPADPVTEVGWVGQSGSTLGKKVDLKEFMVNRPFMPGVQLPTDPSFDLSILNQYAAEQQRVGLEIVSRIEPVVSQHAPQFKDIANSLRDSSPTTQRVNYFPAYKEEDDDGAVPAAGHRDLGFLTILSPAREKGLWACDRTHDRESALKEENHMYVPAFNPGTDEHFFVTNIGEVCSLFTGGQYDFITGQVVPDGYLPATWHGVDKLKRSNASAARISIPMFMHLKPGTQLVRISDEQLNSVASDPRLKDPLFAKHKETILKAVQVCRDHDGWLLAGVLVWNRLARHGTGKALELS, via the coding sequence ATGACCCTCCCACTTCTCTCCCTAAGCTCTCGCACCTTTGGTGCAGACTATACCGAATCCTTTCACCGCATTGGTTTTGGTGCCGTCACTGATCATGGCGTTCCTTACGAACTGATTTACGATACCGAAGAAATGGTACGTAAATTTTTTGAAATGGACCAAGCCTTCAAGGCCCAGTTCCCTGCTGACCCTGTCACAGAGGTCGGCTGGGTTGGCCAGTCTGGCAGCACACTCGGCAAAAAGGTCGACCTGAAAGAATTCATGGTCAACCGTCCATTCATGCCCGGCGTACAACTGCCGACTGACCCGAGCTTTGATTTGTCCATTCTCAATCAATATGCTGCCGAACAACAGCGTGTTGGCCTTGAGATTGTCAGCCGTATTGAGCCTGTGGTCTCACAGCATGCGCCGCAATTTAAAGATATTGCGAACAGCCTGCGTGACAGCAGCCCCACCACCCAACGCGTCAACTATTTCCCTGCTTACAAGGAAGAAGATGACGATGGTGCGGTACCGGCAGCGGGCCACCGTGACCTTGGTTTCTTGACCATCCTGTCACCGGCACGTGAAAAAGGCCTGTGGGCATGTGATCGGACTCATGATCGCGAAAGCGCTCTGAAAGAAGAAAACCACATGTATGTGCCGGCTTTCAACCCGGGCACTGACGAGCACTTCTTTGTCACCAACATTGGTGAAGTCTGCAGCCTGTTCACAGGCGGCCAGTATGACTTCATCACTGGACAAGTTGTGCCTGATGGCTACCTGCCTGCAACATGGCACGGCGTTGACAAACTGAAGCGCTCCAATGCTTCTGCTGCTCGGATTTCCATTCCGATGTTCATGCACCTGAAACCTGGCACACAGCTGGTTCGCATCTCAGATGAACAGCTGAATAGCGTCGCTTCTGACCCGCGCTTGAAGGATCCTCTTTTTGCAAAACACAAAGAGACCATCCTGAAAGCTGTGCAGGTTTGCCGTGACCATGACGGCTGGCTTCTGGCTGGCGTTCTGGTTTGGAACCGCTTGGCTCGTCACGGTACTGGCAAAGCGCTAGAGCTGTCGTAA
- the leuC gene encoding 3-isopropylmalate dehydratase large subunit — MSGWTLYDKVFAEHVVDTLPDGTPLIYIDRHLVHEVTSPQAFEGLRIAGRQVRNPKATLAVVDHNVPTTPDRHQGIKDETSRIQVETLEENVEEFGVEYYGMDDLRQGIVHVVGPEQGFTLPATTIVCGDSHTSTHGAFGALAFGIGTSEVEHVLATQTLPQKKLKNMRITFTGAPPKGVYAKDMALAMIREIGTAGGTGYVMEFAGEAVEALSMEGRMTLCNMSIEAGAKAGLIAPDETTYNYIKNTPKAPKGEQFEDAVQVWKGFKTDVDATFDKEVQIDVSKLKPLTTWGTSPEKVIDIDGTVPAPQDASEERALEYMGLTVGQKITDAKIEKVFIGSCTNARIEDLREAAKVAASGHVAEGVQALVVAGSGLVKKQAEDEGLDKIFIKAGFEWREPGCSMCLAMNADKLGEGERCASTSNRNFEGRQGKGGRTHLMSPAMAAASALEGYIADASKYL, encoded by the coding sequence ATGAGCGGATGGACCCTTTACGATAAAGTCTTTGCTGAGCACGTAGTCGATACCCTTCCAGATGGAACGCCGCTTATTTATATTGATCGCCACTTGGTGCATGAAGTGACCAGCCCACAAGCCTTTGAGGGGTTAAGAATAGCTGGTAGGCAGGTGAGAAATCCAAAAGCAACGCTCGCTGTGGTGGACCATAATGTGCCAACAACACCTGATCGCCATCAAGGTATTAAAGATGAAACCTCTCGTATTCAAGTTGAAACTCTCGAAGAAAATGTAGAAGAGTTTGGTGTTGAATATTACGGCATGGATGATTTACGCCAAGGGATTGTGCATGTGGTCGGTCCTGAACAAGGGTTTACACTTCCAGCCACAACAATTGTCTGTGGAGATAGCCATACCTCAACCCATGGTGCTTTTGGTGCACTTGCTTTTGGTATTGGAACCAGTGAGGTTGAGCATGTTTTAGCAACACAGACACTCCCTCAAAAGAAGCTGAAAAACATGCGCATTACGTTTACAGGTGCTCCGCCTAAAGGCGTTTATGCCAAAGATATGGCGCTAGCAATGATTCGTGAAATTGGGACTGCGGGTGGAACGGGTTATGTGATGGAATTTGCCGGTGAGGCGGTTGAGGCGCTTTCAATGGAAGGCCGTATGACGCTATGTAACATGAGTATTGAGGCTGGTGCCAAAGCAGGCCTTATTGCGCCAGATGAAACGACTTATAATTATATTAAAAATACGCCTAAAGCTCCTAAGGGTGAGCAGTTTGAAGATGCTGTACAGGTTTGGAAAGGCTTTAAAACAGATGTGGATGCCACTTTTGATAAAGAGGTACAAATTGATGTTTCAAAACTCAAACCCCTCACAACATGGGGTACAAGCCCAGAAAAAGTGATTGATATTGATGGGACTGTACCTGCACCGCAGGATGCTTCAGAAGAGCGTGCGCTTGAATATATGGGGCTCACTGTTGGGCAAAAGATTACAGATGCTAAGATTGAAAAAGTCTTTATTGGGAGCTGTACCAATGCCCGTATTGAAGATCTGCGCGAAGCGGCAAAGGTTGCAGCAAGTGGCCATGTGGCAGAAGGCGTTCAAGCGCTTGTTGTTGCTGGTTCTGGTCTTGTAAAAAAACAGGCAGAAGATGAAGGGTTGGATAAAATTTTCATTAAGGCTGGTTTTGAGTGGCGTGAACCTGGATGCAGCATGTGCCTGGCAATGAATGCGGATAAGCTTGGTGAAGGGGAGCGTTGTGCCTCTACCAGTAACCGTAACTTTGAAGGTAGGCAAGGAAAGGGTGGGCGAACTCACTTGATGAGCCCTGCGATGGCTGCAGCCTCAGCCCTTGAAGGTTATATTGCGGATGCAAGTAAATATCTATAA
- the yejB gene encoding microcin C ABC transporter permease YejB, translating to MLAYIIRRLLLIPVTLLVILAITFTVVQFAPGGPVEQIIAEQRGFGEGATDRFTGAGGDAGAGTGGANQNGSNSGGYQGSQGIDEEFRKQLEKQFGFDKPAHERFFTMVRDYLTFNFGESYFKKRSVVDLVVERLPISILLGMSMLLLTYAISVPLGIAKAVRAGSRFDTWSGVVLIVMYAVPSFLFAVVLLQTLAAGSPFEIFPVRGIESNGWDGFGIWGRITSLAWWQDAIMHIALPVLAMMIGAFTSVTQLTRNYFLEEMTKQYSITARAKGLSERGVLYGHVFRNAMIVIIAGLPAAFVGALFTGSLLIEVVFSIDGLGKLGYEAALNRDYPVMFATLYIFTLIGLVLSLVSDMMYAVLDPRIDFESN from the coding sequence ATGCTGGCATATATTATCCGCAGATTGCTGCTTATCCCTGTCACCCTTCTGGTGATTCTTGCCATTACCTTTACCGTGGTGCAGTTTGCGCCAGGTGGCCCTGTTGAGCAAATCATTGCTGAACAGCGCGGCTTTGGTGAAGGCGCGACCGACCGCTTTACAGGCGCCGGTGGTGATGCAGGAGCGGGCACAGGCGGCGCAAATCAAAATGGTTCAAACTCTGGCGGCTACCAAGGCAGCCAAGGGATTGATGAAGAGTTCAGAAAGCAGCTTGAAAAGCAGTTTGGCTTTGATAAGCCTGCCCATGAACGCTTCTTCACCATGGTGCGTGACTACCTCACCTTCAACTTTGGTGAGAGCTACTTCAAAAAGCGCTCGGTTGTTGACTTGGTGGTTGAAAGACTGCCGATCAGTATCCTGCTCGGTATGAGCATGCTGCTTCTTACCTATGCGATTTCAGTGCCCCTCGGCATTGCAAAAGCAGTGAGAGCTGGCAGCCGCTTTGATACATGGTCAGGCGTTGTGCTGATTGTGATGTACGCTGTTCCAAGCTTCCTCTTCGCGGTTGTTTTGCTTCAAACTCTTGCAGCAGGTAGCCCGTTTGAGATCTTCCCTGTTCGTGGCATTGAAAGCAACGGCTGGGACGGTTTTGGTATTTGGGGCCGCATTACAAGCCTTGCATGGTGGCAAGACGCCATTATGCATATTGCACTGCCGGTACTGGCGATGATGATTGGCGCTTTCACAAGTGTTACTCAGCTGACCCGTAACTATTTCCTTGAGGAAATGACCAAGCAGTACAGCATCACAGCGCGTGCAAAAGGCCTGAGCGAACGTGGCGTTCTTTATGGACACGTGTTCCGCAACGCAATGATCGTGATCATTGCCGGTCTGCCGGCCGCATTCGTGGGCGCACTCTTCACAGGTTCACTCCTGATCGAGGTTGTGTTCTCCATTGATGGTCTGGGCAAGCTTGGCTACGAAGCCGCGCTGAACCGTGACTATCCGGTCATGTTTGCAACGCTATACATCTTTACCCTTATCGGGTTGGTTCTCTCCCTTGTGAGTGACATGATGTACGCTGTGCTTGACCCGCGCATCGACTTTGAATCGAACTAA
- a CDS encoding malonic semialdehyde reductase, translating into MTAQPVSTDASQDAWLNKLFKEARTHFKWQEKDVPESLLEELFELVKMGPTSANCLPLRLVFVKTPEGKEMLKESLMEGNIEKTMTAPVTAIVAYDTEFFEDASKLYPHADTKSWYEGKPKFAEKTALFNGTLQAGYMIMAARSLGLDCGPMTGFSADKVNETFFKDKPNYKATMLVNLGYGDASVLHPRSPKPDFGDYCQVV; encoded by the coding sequence ATGACAGCACAACCCGTTTCAACAGATGCAAGCCAAGACGCTTGGCTGAACAAGCTTTTTAAAGAAGCGCGCACACACTTCAAATGGCAAGAAAAAGACGTTCCAGAAAGCCTACTTGAGGAACTTTTTGAACTGGTGAAAATGGGTCCAACAAGTGCAAACTGCCTTCCTCTGCGCCTTGTGTTTGTAAAAACACCTGAAGGTAAAGAGATGCTGAAAGAATCACTCATGGAAGGTAACATTGAAAAAACAATGACGGCTCCTGTTACTGCAATTGTGGCTTACGATACAGAATTTTTTGAAGATGCGTCTAAACTTTACCCGCACGCAGATACGAAGAGCTGGTATGAAGGCAAACCAAAATTTGCAGAAAAGACAGCCCTGTTTAACGGTACGCTTCAAGCAGGCTACATGATTATGGCTGCACGCAGCCTTGGCCTAGACTGTGGTCCTATGACTGGTTTTTCAGCAGATAAAGTGAATGAAACCTTCTTTAAAGATAAACCAAACTACAAAGCAACAATGCTCGTCAACCTTGGTTACGGTGATGCTAGTGTGCTTCACCCAAGAAGCCCTAAACCTGACTTTGGAGACTACTGCCAAGTGGTATAA
- a CDS encoding dipeptide ABC transporter ATP-binding protein: protein MSNHPVFEIKDLQVGFAHPADASKTLIAVNGVSLEVNKGETVALVGESGSGKSVSATAALNLLPGVTRIVGGEITLNGEKMVSTDENGKVSRISKQQLRSIRGNHMSIIFQQPLGSFNPVQTVGKQVSEILNIHQPELSRSQNRAEVIRLFDKVQLPDPESRYSMYPGELSGGQLQRVMIAMAMANKPDLLIADEPTTALDVTVQAEILKLMKELQEETGMAILFITHDLGVVKSISDRVYVMQAQFADSGMPTGGEIVEQGDTATVFASPQHPYTKKLLNAVPKGTAKPIADDAEVLLEATDIKVHFPIRKGVLRRKVGAIEAVNGISLTLHRGETIAVVGESGSGKSTLGNALLRLFKDGKDAELDGKVVLQGTDITPLFGKQMRPFRTKFQKVFQDPDAALSPRMSVLDIIMEGLAVHGKANKADMEAQVKAVLKRVGMPAQVADRYPHEFSGGQKQRIAIARTMVLEPDVVVLDEPTSALDMTIQGQVIELLREIQEREGLGYLFITHDLKLVKALCHKVIVMKDGQVVEQGTVEDVFASPQHDYTKALLGAAFGNVTLPA from the coding sequence ATGTCTAACCATCCTGTTTTTGAAATCAAAGACCTTCAGGTTGGCTTTGCTCACCCTGCAGATGCATCAAAGACGCTTATTGCTGTCAATGGTGTATCGCTGGAAGTGAACAAAGGTGAAACCGTTGCCCTTGTGGGTGAATCTGGTTCTGGTAAATCAGTCAGCGCCACTGCTGCACTGAACCTGCTGCCAGGTGTCACACGCATTGTCGGTGGAGAGATTACCCTTAACGGGGAAAAAATGGTCTCAACCGATGAAAATGGCAAAGTTTCTCGCATCAGCAAGCAGCAGCTTCGCTCGATTCGCGGCAACCACATGTCTATCATCTTTCAACAGCCTCTAGGCTCGTTTAACCCTGTGCAAACAGTCGGTAAACAAGTTTCAGAGATCCTGAACATCCACCAGCCTGAACTGAGCCGCTCGCAAAACCGTGCGGAAGTCATTCGTCTGTTTGACAAAGTTCAGTTGCCTGATCCTGAAAGCCGGTACTCCATGTACCCGGGCGAACTTTCTGGTGGCCAACTTCAACGTGTGATGATTGCTATGGCCATGGCCAATAAGCCTGACCTTCTGATTGCAGACGAGCCGACCACGGCTTTGGACGTAACAGTACAGGCTGAAATCTTGAAGCTCATGAAAGAGCTACAAGAGGAAACTGGTATGGCGATCCTGTTCATTACCCATGACCTCGGTGTGGTTAAAAGCATCAGTGACCGTGTCTACGTTATGCAGGCACAATTTGCTGATTCTGGTATGCCCACTGGTGGTGAGATTGTGGAACAAGGTGATACAGCTACTGTCTTCGCCTCTCCCCAGCACCCGTACACCAAAAAGCTTCTCAACGCTGTTCCGAAAGGAACGGCAAAGCCTATCGCAGATGATGCGGAAGTGCTTTTGGAGGCAACGGATATCAAGGTGCACTTCCCGATTCGCAAAGGTGTGTTGCGTCGCAAAGTTGGTGCGATTGAGGCAGTAAATGGCATCAGTCTTACCCTGCACCGTGGCGAAACTATTGCCGTTGTTGGTGAATCTGGATCTGGGAAATCCACACTTGGAAACGCGCTTCTGCGCCTCTTCAAGGATGGTAAGGATGCTGAACTGGACGGTAAGGTTGTGCTGCAAGGTACTGACATTACCCCACTGTTCGGCAAACAAATGCGTCCGTTTAGAACCAAATTCCAAAAAGTGTTCCAAGACCCTGATGCGGCACTAAGCCCGCGGATGAGTGTCCTCGACATTATTATGGAAGGCCTCGCAGTTCATGGCAAAGCAAACAAAGCCGACATGGAAGCACAGGTGAAAGCAGTTCTTAAACGTGTGGGCATGCCAGCGCAAGTGGCTGACCGCTATCCGCATGAGTTTTCAGGCGGACAAAAACAACGCATTGCCATCGCTCGTACCATGGTCCTTGAACCGGATGTTGTGGTACTCGACGAACCAACCTCAGCTCTTGATATGACCATTCAAGGCCAAGTGATTGAGCTCCTTCGGGAGATTCAAGAACGTGAAGGCCTTGGCTATCTTTTCATTACCCATGACCTTAAACTGGTCAAGGCGCTTTGTCATAAGGTGATCGTGATGAAAGATGGACAGGTTGTTGAACAGGGCACTGTTGAGGATGTGTTTGCCTCTCCACAACATGACTACACAAAGGCGCTTCTCGGAGCTGCTTTTGGTAATGTCACATTGCCAGCTTAA
- a CDS encoding Asd/ArgC dimerization domain-containing protein, whose amino-acid sequence MARMKTAILGATGLVGREIIRLLEDHTLCAGDPIFLASTLSEGEQLPFKNDDVPVQAVQGFDFSGVELVFCALPEDAAVTAIEDAVKAGCKVIDLSGITRKTGALPIIPELNASALQKVATSSGAVYSPEPAAIQLALVLNALKSSVHTKDIQTTVLYGTGRSGTKAMDELYQQSIGLVGGAGAEGMMGELFPAQIAFNCIPMVGKTADGVQTSIEEAVKHDVLAFAGVEPIVTGITIPSFVGCSQSVVIKTDKHLMPGDVRNILEGNPSLRVIDDLEKGEVSTPFGSAETDPIYISRIRTGKDYIQLWISSDTLRKGSALNALQIAEAIAA is encoded by the coding sequence ATGGCGCGCATGAAAACTGCTATCCTTGGTGCAACAGGCCTTGTTGGCCGCGAAATTATCCGCCTTCTAGAAGACCACACACTGTGTGCTGGTGACCCAATCTTTCTAGCAAGCACACTCAGCGAAGGGGAACAGCTTCCATTCAAAAATGATGACGTTCCAGTACAAGCCGTACAAGGGTTTGACTTCTCTGGTGTAGAACTTGTGTTCTGCGCTCTACCAGAAGACGCTGCCGTAACAGCGATTGAAGATGCAGTAAAAGCTGGCTGTAAAGTGATTGACCTAAGCGGTATTACACGCAAAACAGGTGCACTACCAATTATTCCTGAGCTCAACGCTTCTGCCCTACAAAAAGTAGCGACATCAAGCGGTGCCGTGTACTCACCAGAACCAGCTGCTATCCAGTTAGCCCTTGTTCTTAACGCACTCAAAAGCTCTGTTCACACAAAAGATATTCAAACAACTGTGCTTTACGGTACAGGCCGAAGCGGTACAAAAGCTATGGACGAACTTTATCAACAAAGTATTGGCCTTGTTGGAGGCGCTGGCGCTGAAGGTATGATGGGTGAACTCTTCCCTGCACAAATCGCTTTTAACTGCATTCCAATGGTCGGTAAAACTGCGGATGGTGTGCAAACGTCTATTGAAGAAGCTGTTAAGCATGATGTTCTTGCCTTTGCAGGCGTAGAGCCGATTGTCACAGGTATCACAATTCCAAGCTTTGTTGGCTGCTCTCAGTCTGTTGTCATCAAAACAGATAAACACCTGATGCCTGGGGATGTGCGTAACATCCTTGAAGGCAATCCAAGCCTGCGTGTGATTGATGATCTTGAGAAAGGTGAAGTCTCTACACCATTCGGCTCAGCTGAAACAGATCCAATCTACATCAGCCGCATCCGTACAGGTAAAGACTACATCCAACTCTGGATCAGTAGTGATACTCTTAGAAAAGGAAGCGCCCTCAACGCTCTGCAAATTGCAGAAGCCATTGCCGCTTAA
- a CDS encoding ABC transporter permease — MALLNFSPIAKRRWAAFKAHKRGYFSAWVFFLALFLSLFAEVIANDKPILILHEEGVFVPVYNDYTVGDFGVDDGPRSSVTVDYTNKEIFDRVVGSDENATVIWPPIRWHFSTQDLSGNNPAAPSSEHLLGTTDKGYDVAAVVIYAFRVSVLFGLALAVASMSIGVVIGAIQGFYGGWIDLIGQRLIEIWSSMPSLYVLIIVSASIGLQGFNFATLATLLLILLAFSWTGAVGAVRAEVLRTRKMDYVQAARVMGMSEKRIMFRHVLPNALVATITFLPFSIAGSVTALTSLDFLGFGLPPGSPSLGELMLQGKNNPDAIWLWLTSFVALMLLLSLLMFMGEAVRDAFDPRKTLGKGA, encoded by the coding sequence ATGGCACTGTTAAACTTCTCGCCCATTGCTAAGCGCAGATGGGCAGCCTTTAAGGCACACAAGCGGGGATACTTCTCCGCTTGGGTGTTCTTCCTTGCGCTGTTCCTTTCGCTTTTCGCGGAAGTGATTGCCAATGACAAACCCATCCTGATTCTTCATGAAGAGGGTGTGTTTGTTCCTGTCTATAATGACTACACTGTCGGTGATTTTGGTGTTGATGACGGGCCGCGCTCTAGCGTCACTGTTGACTATACCAACAAAGAAATCTTTGATCGTGTGGTTGGTTCAGACGAGAACGCGACGGTCATCTGGCCGCCGATTCGTTGGCACTTCAGCACTCAAGACCTAAGCGGTAACAATCCCGCTGCACCGTCGAGCGAACATTTGCTCGGCACAACGGATAAAGGGTATGACGTCGCCGCTGTGGTGATTTATGCCTTCCGTGTCAGTGTGCTCTTTGGTCTCGCTCTTGCGGTCGCCTCTATGAGCATCGGTGTAGTGATTGGTGCAATTCAAGGCTTCTATGGTGGGTGGATTGATCTTATTGGGCAACGCCTGATTGAGATTTGGTCCAGCATGCCGAGCCTCTATGTGCTGATCATTGTCTCTGCGAGTATTGGTCTGCAAGGCTTTAACTTCGCAACACTTGCAACATTGCTACTGATCCTGCTGGCGTTTAGCTGGACAGGTGCTGTTGGCGCTGTACGTGCAGAAGTTCTGCGCACCCGCAAAATGGACTATGTCCAAGCGGCGCGTGTGATGGGTATGAGCGAAAAGCGGATTATGTTCCGCCACGTTCTGCCAAATGCTCTTGTGGCAACCATCACCTTCTTGCCTTTCAGTATTGCAGGTTCTGTCACCGCTCTGACTAGCCTTGATTTTCTTGGATTTGGTTTGCCTCCGGGCTCGCCGTCTCTGGGTGAATTGATGCTACAGGGTAAAAACAATCCAGACGCCATTTGGCTCTGGCTGACAAGCTTTGTCGCACTGATGCTTCTGCTCAGCCTGCTCATGTTTATGGGTGAAGCTGTACGTGATGCATTTGACCCGCGCAAAACGCTTGGGAAAGGAGCATAA
- a CDS encoding CoB--CoM heterodisulfide reductase iron-sulfur subunit B family protein: MPAKKLKYAYYPGCAAKQIQKEADWSARKISEELGIELHEMHAATCCGAGNLQEHDPAAALAINARIFSQAEEMGMDIVTICNTCLQTFRYAYARLQDEEIREKINNVLKKAGVKPFENKIEPKHLIWVLVEELGADKLKKHISNPLNGMKVAPFYGCHSLRPRDVFDGKGGQKPQYLDTLIEAIGGEVLDYNGKDKCCGFHYMLLNEKEFLRMSGGHSLEAKEKGADVMVSPCTLCDMAVGAYQSRSEKAMGVNINLPEMSIQQLIGVSMGLDHKELGLHRLHQDPRAMMASYGVHKDR, encoded by the coding sequence ATGCCTGCTAAAAAGCTCAAATACGCTTACTACCCAGGATGCGCAGCCAAGCAAATCCAAAAAGAAGCTGATTGGTCTGCTCGTAAAATTTCTGAAGAGCTCGGCATTGAACTGCACGAAATGCATGCAGCAACATGCTGTGGTGCTGGTAACCTACAAGAACATGACCCTGCTGCTGCCCTTGCCATTAACGCACGTATCTTTTCTCAAGCAGAAGAAATGGGTATGGACATCGTAACCATTTGCAACACATGCCTGCAAACATTCCGCTATGCATATGCGCGCCTTCAAGATGAAGAGATTCGCGAAAAAATTAATAACGTTCTTAAAAAAGCTGGCGTTAAGCCCTTTGAAAACAAGATTGAGCCAAAACACCTCATCTGGGTTCTTGTTGAAGAGCTTGGTGCTGATAAGCTTAAGAAACATATTTCAAACCCTCTCAATGGCATGAAAGTTGCGCCATTTTACGGCTGCCACTCTCTACGTCCACGTGATGTATTTGATGGTAAAGGTGGCCAAAAACCTCAATACCTTGATACACTTATTGAAGCCATTGGTGGTGAAGTGCTCGACTATAACGGTAAGGATAAATGCTGCGGGTTCCACTACATGCTCCTGAATGAAAAAGAATTCCTTCGCATGTCAGGTGGCCATAGCCTTGAGGCTAAAGAAAAAGGCGCTGATGTCATGGTTTCTCCATGTACGCTTTGTGATATGGCTGTTGGGGCTTACCAGTCTCGTAGCGAGAAGGCGATGGGCGTAAATATTAACTTGCCAGAAATGAGCATTCAGCAATTGATCGGTGTTTCTATGGGTCTAGACCATAAGGAACTAGGGTTACATCGTTTGCACCAAGATCCACGTGCAATGATGGCAAGCTATGGTGTACATAAAGATAGGTAA
- the pth gene encoding aminoacyl-tRNA hydrolase, producing the protein MKLIVGLGNPGEKYSDTRHNVGFMAVDFIHRHFAFGAWKEKFKGEFVKGSIDGEDTILLKPYTFMNLSGESVGAACKFFKIKPENVYVIYDELDLKPNQIKLKQGGGAAGHNGIKSLDQHLSGKNYHKMRIGIGHPGNKHEVSGYVLRKAPADEFTQTEKVIETYMPRLPALLSGDGAKFLNPNEPL; encoded by the coding sequence ATGAAACTCATTGTTGGACTTGGTAATCCTGGCGAAAAGTACTCAGATACGAGACACAATGTCGGCTTTATGGCGGTGGATTTTATCCATCGCCATTTTGCCTTTGGTGCTTGGAAAGAAAAGTTTAAAGGTGAGTTTGTGAAAGGCAGCATTGATGGTGAAGACACCATCCTTCTTAAGCCTTACACATTCATGAACCTGAGCGGTGAAAGTGTCGGCGCTGCCTGTAAATTTTTCAAAATTAAGCCTGAAAACGTTTATGTCATTTACGATGAACTTGATCTGAAACCTAACCAGATCAAACTCAAGCAAGGCGGTGGTGCCGCCGGCCACAATGGCATTAAGTCTCTTGACCAGCACTTAAGTGGCAAGAACTACCACAAAATGCGTATTGGTATCGGCCACCCTGGCAACAAACATGAAGTAAGCGGGTATGTGCTACGTAAAGCCCCTGCTGATGAATTTACCCAAACTGAAAAAGTGATTGAAACATACATGCCTCGTTTGCCAGCTCTTCTGTCTGGTGATGGCGCAAAGTTTTTAAACCCTAACGAACCTCTATAG
- a CDS encoding 50S ribosomal protein L25/general stress protein Ctc — protein MTHTITANSRKVLGTGSARAARNTGMVPAVVYGPSMDTLNIEVKSYDLMMAMKAGKFFTTPQSLKLDGKDMQVLPRDVQRHPVSEQVIHIDFSDFDPAREVRVAVRIKAINEEQSPGIKMGGVLSYLRNDIELICRADSIPDFIEVSVADLKVGESAKVSGDDLPEGVRLTEDREFTVLNVLATRTTKGADAEEEVEGEEGAEGAEEATEGADESSEA, from the coding sequence ATGACACACACAATTACTGCGAACTCTCGCAAAGTATTGGGCACAGGTAGCGCACGCGCTGCACGTAACACAGGCATGGTTCCTGCTGTTGTTTACGGCCCATCAATGGACACACTCAACATTGAAGTTAAATCTTACGACCTTATGATGGCTATGAAAGCTGGTAAGTTCTTCACAACTCCACAAAGCCTAAAGCTTGATGGTAAAGACATGCAAGTTCTACCACGTGACGTACAACGCCACCCAGTAAGCGAGCAAGTGATCCACATCGACTTTTCTGACTTCGATCCTGCACGTGAAGTACGTGTTGCTGTACGCATTAAAGCGATCAACGAAGAGCAGTCTCCAGGTATCAAGATGGGTGGTGTACTTTCTTACCTACGTAACGATATCGAACTTATTTGCCGTGCGGACAGTATTCCTGACTTCATCGAAGTTTCTGTTGCTGACCTTAAAGTTGGTGAAAGCGCGAAAGTATCTGGTGACGACCTTCCTGAAGGTGTACGTCTAACTGAAGACCGTGAATTCACTGTACTTAACGTTCTTGCAACTCGTACAACTAAGGGTGCAGACGCTGAAGAAGAAGTTGAAGGCGAAGAAGGAGCTGAAGGTGCTGAAGAAGCAACTGAAGGCGCTGACGAAAGCTCTGAAGCTTAA